One genomic window of Bacillus mycoides includes the following:
- a CDS encoding nicotinate-nucleotide adenylyltransferase, whose translation MRKIGIIGGTFDPPHNGHLLIANEVHHALGLEEVWFLPNQIPPHKQGRNITSVKNRLNMLQIATEEEAYFSICLEELDREGPSYTYDTMVQLTEKYPDVQFHFIIGGDMVEYLPKWYNIEKLLKLVTFVGVARPGYTLHTPYDIVKVEIPEFAVSSSLLRERYMTKKTCKYLLPEKVQVYIERNGLYES comes from the coding sequence TTGAGAAAAATTGGCATTATTGGTGGCACGTTTGATCCGCCTCATAATGGGCATTTGTTAATTGCAAATGAAGTGCATCATGCTTTAGGGTTGGAAGAGGTATGGTTTTTGCCGAATCAGATTCCACCGCACAAGCAAGGACGTAACATTACGAGTGTGAAAAATCGATTAAACATGCTGCAAATAGCGACTGAGGAAGAAGCATACTTTTCAATTTGTTTAGAAGAGCTAGACAGAGAAGGCCCATCTTATACGTACGACACTATGGTACAATTAACGGAGAAGTATCCGGATGTGCAGTTTCACTTTATTATTGGCGGAGACATGGTTGAGTATTTGCCGAAGTGGTATAACATTGAAAAGTTACTTAAGCTTGTGACTTTCGTTGGAGTTGCAAGACCAGGTTACACATTACATACGCCTTATGATATCGTAAAAGTGGAAATTCCGGAGTTTGCAGTTTCTTCTTCTCTGTTACGTGAGAGATATATGACGAAGAAAACGTGCAAATATTTACTCCCCGAAAAAGTACAGGTATATATCGAGAGGAATGGGTTGTATGAATCGTGA
- a CDS encoding ComE operon protein 2: MERISWDQYFMTQSHLLSLRSTCTRLAVGATIVRDKRIIAGGYNGSIKGGVHCIDDGCYVIDNHCVRTIHAEMNALLQCAKFGAKTEEAEIYVTHFPCLQCCKAIIQSGVTAVYYAQDYKNHPYAIELFEQASVTVKHVPLEYDITSLEEQERHLQLKELFASLEKDNLSMEELQHVFTRAKMML; the protein is encoded by the coding sequence ATGGAACGAATTTCATGGGATCAATATTTTATGACGCAAAGCCATCTACTATCTTTACGTAGTACATGTACAAGGCTTGCAGTAGGAGCGACAATCGTTCGTGATAAACGAATTATTGCTGGTGGATATAACGGTTCAATTAAAGGTGGTGTACATTGTATAGACGATGGTTGTTATGTCATTGATAATCATTGTGTTCGTACAATTCATGCGGAAATGAATGCTTTATTGCAATGTGCGAAGTTTGGTGCGAAAACAGAGGAAGCGGAAATTTATGTCACACATTTTCCTTGTTTGCAGTGCTGTAAGGCGATTATTCAAAGTGGTGTTACAGCAGTTTATTATGCACAGGATTATAAAAATCATCCGTATGCCATAGAGTTATTTGAACAAGCGAGTGTAACAGTAAAGCACGTTCCGCTAGAATATGATATTACATCGCTAGAGGAACAAGAGCGTCATTTGCAGCTAAAGGAACTATTTGCATCCTTAGAAAAAGATAATTTATCAATGGAAGAATTACAGCATGTATTCACTAGAGCGAAAATGATGCTATAA
- the rsfS gene encoding ribosome silencing factor — translation MKDKELLVLAAKAADDKRAEDMVVLNMQGISPIADYFIICHGNSDKQVQAIAREIKAKAHEFEINVQRMEGFDEARWVLVDLGDVVAHVFHKDERNHYNLERLWGDVPREDIADELDQ, via the coding sequence ATGAAAGATAAAGAGTTATTAGTATTAGCGGCAAAAGCAGCTGATGATAAGAGAGCAGAAGATATGGTTGTACTAAATATGCAAGGTATTTCACCGATTGCAGACTATTTTATTATTTGTCACGGGAATTCAGACAAGCAAGTACAAGCAATTGCACGTGAAATTAAAGCGAAGGCACATGAGTTCGAAATTAACGTACAACGTATGGAAGGTTTTGATGAAGCGCGTTGGGTTTTAGTAGACCTTGGTGATGTGGTTGCTCATGTATTCCATAAAGATGAGCGTAATCACTATAATTTAGAGCGTCTATGGGGCGATGTGCCGCGTGAAGATATTGCAGATGAGCTAGATCAATGA
- the yqeH gene encoding ribosome biogenesis GTPase YqeH — MTETIKCIGCGVEIQTENKNEVGYAPVSSLEKEQVICQRCFRLKHYNEIQDVSLTDDDFLRILNGIGQSDALVVKIVDIFDFNGSWLPGLHRFVGNNKVLLVGNKADLIPKSVKHDKVKHWMRYSAKQLGLKPEDVFLISAAKGQGITELADAIEHYREGKDVYVVGCTNVGKSTFINRMIKEFSDETENVITTSHFPGTTLDLIDIPLDETSSLYDTPGIINHHQMAHYVGKQSLKLITPTTEVKPMVFQLNEEQTLFFGGLARFDYVSGGRRAFTCHFSNRLTIHRTKLEKADELYERHAGELLNPPTPEELENMPEFVKYEFNIREPKTDVVFSGLGWVTVNESGAKIVAHVPKGVSVSLRKSLI, encoded by the coding sequence TTGACTGAAACAATTAAATGTATTGGTTGCGGTGTAGAAATTCAAACAGAAAATAAAAATGAAGTAGGATACGCTCCTGTATCATCTTTAGAAAAAGAACAAGTAATTTGCCAACGTTGTTTTCGTTTGAAACATTATAACGAAATTCAAGATGTATCTTTAACAGATGATGATTTCCTTCGTATTTTGAACGGAATTGGACAATCAGACGCACTAGTGGTTAAAATCGTAGATATTTTCGATTTCAATGGTAGCTGGTTACCGGGCTTACATCGTTTTGTAGGGAACAATAAAGTATTACTTGTAGGGAATAAGGCTGACTTAATTCCAAAGTCAGTTAAGCATGATAAAGTAAAACATTGGATGCGCTATAGTGCAAAGCAACTTGGTTTAAAACCAGAAGATGTCTTTTTGATTAGTGCAGCTAAAGGACAAGGAATCACTGAACTTGCTGATGCAATTGAGCATTACCGCGAAGGTAAAGATGTTTATGTTGTTGGATGTACGAATGTTGGTAAATCAACATTTATTAATCGTATGATTAAAGAGTTTAGTGATGAGACTGAGAATGTAATTACAACATCACATTTCCCAGGAACAACGCTTGATTTAATTGATATCCCATTAGACGAAACATCATCTTTATACGATACACCAGGTATTATTAATCATCATCAAATGGCGCATTATGTTGGGAAACAAAGCTTAAAGCTTATTACACCGACTACAGAAGTTAAGCCAATGGTATTCCAATTAAATGAAGAACAAACATTATTCTTTGGTGGATTAGCACGATTTGATTATGTAAGTGGAGGCCGTCGTGCATTTACTTGTCATTTCTCAAACCGTTTAACAATCCATCGTACAAAGCTTGAAAAGGCTGATGAATTGTACGAAAGACACGCTGGAGAATTATTGAATCCACCGACACCAGAAGAATTAGAAAATATGCCTGAGTTTGTGAAATATGAATTTAATATTCGTGAGCCAAAAACGGATGTTGTATTCTCTGGATTGGGCTGGGTTACTGTAAATGAATCAGGAGCGAAAATTGTTGCTCATGTACCAAAGGGAGTAAGTGTTTCATTACGTAAATCTTTAATTTAA
- the comER gene encoding late competence protein ComER yields the protein MNIGIIGTGNMGNILIDAFLETRAVKPSCLTIINRTPAKAYHIKEKYPSVHVAKTIQEVIEQSQLIFICVKPIDIYPILQKYADHFSDENCLVSITSPISPSQLETLIPCHVARIIPSITNRALSGASLFTFGNNCSEEWQQKLLRLFKNISTPLVIEEDITRVSSDIASCGPAFFSYLLQCFINAAVDKTNITHEEATTLVSEMVIGMGKLLEKEIFTLPTLQEKVCVKGGVTGEGIRILEEHVGDMFHKLIERTHEKFDEDLKCVEQQFNEHT from the coding sequence TTGAACATAGGAATTATAGGGACAGGGAACATGGGGAATATACTAATCGATGCATTTTTAGAAACCCGTGCTGTCAAACCTTCGTGCCTTACTATTATTAATCGGACGCCTGCCAAAGCATATCATATAAAAGAAAAATACCCTTCTGTTCATGTAGCCAAAACAATCCAAGAGGTAATCGAACAATCCCAGCTTATTTTCATTTGCGTAAAACCAATAGATATATACCCTATTCTACAAAAATACGCTGACCATTTTTCAGACGAAAATTGCTTAGTTTCTATCACAAGCCCCATATCTCCATCACAATTAGAAACACTTATACCTTGCCACGTCGCTCGTATCATTCCAAGCATCACAAACCGCGCCTTATCCGGCGCATCACTATTTACATTTGGAAATAACTGCTCTGAAGAATGGCAACAAAAACTACTTCGTCTATTCAAAAACATTTCTACTCCCCTTGTTATAGAAGAAGATATAACGCGCGTTTCATCTGATATAGCAAGCTGTGGCCCTGCTTTTTTTAGTTATTTATTACAATGTTTCATTAACGCTGCTGTAGATAAAACAAATATTACACACGAAGAAGCCACTACTTTAGTAAGTGAAATGGTCATTGGAATGGGGAAATTACTTGAAAAAGAAATTTTTACATTACCTACTTTACAAGAAAAGGTATGCGTTAAAGGCGGTGTTACAGGAGAAGGTATTCGTATTTTAGAAGAGCACGTTGGGGATATGTTTCATAAATTAATCGAACGGACACATGAGAAATTTGATGAAGATTTAAAATGCGTTGAGCAGCAATTCAATGAACACACATAA
- a CDS encoding YqeG family HAD IIIA-type phosphatase has product MKLFLPNEYVKNVYHVQAEDLKKRGIKGVITDLDNTLIEWDRPNATPQLEEWFLKMKENDIQVTVVSNNNEQRVKEFADPLGIPFIHSARKPFVRAFKRAIHEMHLQPDEVVVIGDQLLTDVLGGNRVGLHTILVVPVAQTDGLVTRFNRKIERRIMRNMKKKGLINWEE; this is encoded by the coding sequence TTGAAGTTATTTTTACCAAATGAATATGTGAAAAATGTATATCATGTTCAAGCAGAAGATTTGAAAAAACGTGGAATTAAAGGAGTTATCACTGATTTAGATAACACTTTAATTGAATGGGATCGTCCAAACGCAACACCACAGCTTGAAGAGTGGTTTTTGAAAATGAAAGAAAATGATATTCAAGTAACGGTCGTTTCAAATAATAACGAGCAACGCGTTAAAGAATTCGCTGATCCATTAGGTATTCCGTTTATTCATAGTGCGCGCAAACCGTTTGTTCGCGCATTTAAGCGTGCGATACACGAGATGCACCTGCAGCCAGATGAAGTTGTAGTAATTGGAGATCAGTTACTAACGGATGTGCTCGGTGGGAATCGTGTGGGACTTCATACAATTTTAGTTGTACCGGTAGCGCAAACGGACGGATTGGTGACACGCTTTAATCGAAAAATTGAACGAAGAATTATGAGAAACATGAAGAAAAAAGGCTTAATTAACTGGGAGGAATAA
- a CDS encoding phosphatidylserine decarboxylase encodes MRRTLYRLMIELTNGRFTSYILRKFAQSRLSSIIIPSYAKVFQINQDEMEKGLKEYRTLHDLFTRRLKEGKRSIDTDASSIVSPVDGVFADQGPIEDTKTFDIKGKRYSIVDMLGNEERAKRYAGGTYMVIYLSPSHYHRIHSPLSGSVTERFVLGRKSYPVNAAGMEYGKEPLSKNYRSVTEVNSEGEHMALVKVGAMFVNSIELLHERSTVQKGEEMAYFTFGSTVVLLFEKDMIEAVQELTSGQELRLGEKIATRVSHK; translated from the coding sequence TTGCGACGGACATTATATCGACTTATGATCGAACTTACAAATGGTCGTTTTACTTCTTATATATTACGTAAATTTGCACAATCTCGTTTGAGCTCTATCATTATTCCATCATATGCGAAAGTTTTTCAAATTAATCAAGATGAGATGGAAAAGGGTTTGAAGGAATATCGAACATTGCATGATTTATTTACACGTAGGCTAAAAGAAGGAAAGCGTAGTATTGATACTGATGCATCGAGTATCGTTAGTCCTGTTGATGGTGTTTTTGCTGATCAAGGTCCTATTGAGGATACAAAAACATTCGATATAAAAGGAAAGCGTTATTCAATTGTGGATATGCTAGGTAATGAAGAGCGTGCAAAGCGATATGCAGGCGGTACATATATGGTAATTTATTTGAGTCCAAGTCATTATCATCGTATTCATAGTCCGCTCTCTGGGTCTGTGACTGAAAGATTTGTACTCGGCAGAAAATCATATCCGGTAAATGCAGCGGGTATGGAGTATGGGAAAGAACCATTGTCAAAAAATTATCGCTCTGTTACAGAAGTAAATAGTGAAGGCGAACATATGGCGCTTGTAAAAGTAGGTGCTATGTTTGTTAATAGTATCGAGCTCCTTCATGAAAGAAGTACTGTTCAAAAAGGTGAAGAGATGGCATACTTTACATTTGGCTCAACAGTTGTTTTATTATTTGAAAAAGATATGATTGAAGCAGTGCAGGAATTGACAAGTGGGCAAGAGCTGCGTCTTGGTGAAAAAATTGCAACCCGAGTATCTCATAAGTAA
- a CDS encoding helix-hairpin-helix domain-containing protein: protein MMWDFPKKWLGLVVIIGTLIFLFFWKTNQQTEQSLITTEVQAKDVEKKSKPKVLDTKEQKKIIIIDVKGAVVREGVYEMKEGDRAKDAVEKAGGFLLEADVKKVNLAQIVQDQMILYVPNKNEQVQEVAAFSKGETKIQINAASKEQLEKITGIGSRKAESILKYREEHGPFQKIEDLLEIDGIGAKSLEKIKDQIIIP from the coding sequence ATGATGTGGGATTTTCCGAAAAAATGGTTGGGATTAGTGGTTATTATTGGCACTTTGATTTTTCTTTTTTTCTGGAAAACGAATCAGCAAACGGAGCAATCGCTCATTACAACGGAGGTTCAAGCGAAAGATGTGGAGAAAAAAAGTAAACCGAAAGTATTGGATACAAAAGAACAGAAAAAAATAATTATAATTGATGTGAAAGGGGCGGTTGTAAGAGAAGGTGTGTATGAAATGAAAGAGGGGGACCGAGCGAAGGATGCCGTTGAAAAGGCGGGTGGTTTTTTACTAGAAGCAGATGTGAAGAAGGTGAATTTAGCGCAAATTGTACAAGACCAAATGATCCTTTATGTACCGAATAAAAATGAGCAAGTACAAGAGGTGGCCGCTTTTTCAAAGGGCGAGACAAAGATTCAAATAAACGCAGCTTCTAAAGAACAACTTGAAAAAATTACAGGCATTGGTTCTCGGAAGGCAGAAAGTATTTTGAAATACCGAGAAGAACACGGTCCGTTTCAGAAAATAGAAGATTTATTAGAAATTGATGGGATTGGTGCGAAGTCTTTAGAGAAAATAAAAGATCAAATTATTATTCCGTAA
- the yqeK gene encoding bis(5'-nucleosyl)-tetraphosphatase (symmetrical) YqeK — translation MNREEALSIVKQQMHEKRYIHTVGVMETAIELARLYGVDEKKAETAAIFHDYAKCRAIPEMEEIIKREALPKDLLHYNKELWHAPVGAYLVEKEVGITDLEILQAITYHTSGHEKMTMLDKVIYVADYIEPGRKFPGVEEARKLAYKDINQALLFALKRTIQFLMEKDQTIYPLTFQTYNAVIKEEINK, via the coding sequence ATGAATCGTGAGGAAGCACTTAGTATTGTCAAACAACAAATGCATGAAAAACGTTATATACACACGGTTGGTGTAATGGAAACAGCGATTGAACTTGCCCGGTTATATGGTGTAGATGAGAAAAAGGCAGAGACGGCTGCTATATTTCACGATTATGCAAAATGTAGAGCGATTCCAGAAATGGAAGAGATTATTAAGAGAGAAGCTTTGCCAAAGGATCTACTGCACTATAATAAAGAGTTATGGCATGCACCTGTTGGGGCATACTTAGTAGAAAAAGAAGTAGGCATTACTGATCTTGAAATTCTACAAGCTATTACATATCATACAAGTGGTCATGAAAAAATGACAATGTTAGATAAAGTTATTTATGTAGCAGATTACATTGAACCCGGACGTAAGTTTCCTGGTGTGGAAGAAGCGAGGAAACTCGCATATAAAGATATAAATCAAGCTTTACTGTTTGCTTTAAAGCGAACAATTCAATTTTTAATGGAAAAAGATCAAACGATTTATCCATTAACATTCCAAACATACAATGCAGTTATCAAGGAGGAAATTAATAAATGA
- the aroE gene encoding shikimate dehydrogenase has translation MKQLYGVIGNPIGHSLSPVMHNDAFEHLNMDAHYHAFLVEEEALGEAVKGLKALGISGFNVTTPHKVAIMEHLDEVAPLARQIGAVNTVVHRDGKLIGYNTDGIGFVRALQSISEDPLQEKRILLIGAGGASRAIYFSLADVGVKEIDIANRTRDKAENLIAGCMANVNSHALSLECAAENQGEYDIIIQTTTIGMHPHVAYTPLEIRSLKQGTIVSDIIYNPFETKILGDAKEQGAIIQNGIDMFVYQGALAFEMWTGCVPNIDRMKQLVMRELGG, from the coding sequence ATGAAACAATTATATGGTGTAATCGGAAATCCAATTGGACATTCATTATCACCCGTTATGCATAACGATGCATTTGAACACTTGAATATGGATGCCCATTATCATGCGTTTCTTGTAGAAGAAGAAGCGCTAGGGGAAGCAGTAAAAGGTTTGAAAGCATTAGGTATTTCAGGATTTAATGTAACGACTCCACATAAAGTTGCAATTATGGAGCACTTGGATGAGGTTGCCCCGTTAGCAAGGCAAATCGGTGCGGTAAATACAGTAGTTCATCGAGATGGAAAATTGATTGGGTATAATACAGATGGAATTGGTTTTGTTCGTGCCCTGCAGTCAATTAGTGAAGATCCACTTCAAGAGAAACGTATTTTATTAATCGGTGCAGGTGGTGCTAGCCGAGCTATTTACTTCTCGCTTGCAGATGTAGGCGTGAAAGAAATTGATATTGCTAATCGTACGAGAGATAAGGCGGAAAATCTTATCGCTGGGTGCATGGCAAATGTTAATTCACATGCTCTATCGTTAGAATGTGCAGCGGAAAATCAAGGGGAATATGATATTATCATCCAAACAACAACGATAGGTATGCATCCACATGTTGCGTATACGCCGCTCGAAATTCGTTCATTGAAACAAGGAACGATTGTTTCTGATATTATTTATAATCCATTTGAGACGAAAATTTTAGGCGATGCGAAAGAACAAGGTGCAATAATTCAAAATGGAATCGATATGTTCGTTTATCAAGGTGCACTTGCATTTGAAATGTGGACAGGGTGTGTGCCGAATATTGATAGAATGAAACAATTAGTAATGAGAGAGCTTGGAGGCTAA
- a CDS encoding sporulation histidine kinase inhibitor Sda, translated as MKTKHMEQLSTDLLTESYYKAKELKLNPDFILLIKQEIIRRSLEDKLVKSS; from the coding sequence TTGAAAACAAAACATATGGAACAGTTATCTACTGATTTACTCACTGAGTCTTATTATAAAGCAAAAGAACTAAAATTAAATCCCGACTTCATTTTACTTATAAAACAAGAAATTATTAGACGCTCGTTAGAGGACAAGCTCGTCAAATCTTCTTGA
- a CDS encoding DNA internalization-related competence protein ComEC/Rec2: protein MNGQWGYVAISFIIGIAITFSTSHLLTACCYVCYVLFCLYRTSRKTFIFCIIACFSGAMYTTYVQSLNKPLGESYEVTRGVVQNTPLINGDRLSFQIEDQNKNLVQLNYKIQSASEKKQLQQLHAGISCTFKGEVKEPQTARNFHVFDYRNYLYQQKIHFIFDVTYISECQKTSLSLVQWIFLLRQQTISKVTEMFPEQSGAFMNALLFGDRQQMTFEVEEQYQQFGLIHLLAISGSHIVLLMVIMYFVLLRSGVTKETATVCLIVCIPLYMIVAGASPSVVRASITGVLLLVAFMCSIRLSSLDALSITAICMLIYDPYLIFNIGFQFSFVGSFALLLSAPILLGRSNGVVRNSIYISIISQLASTPILLYHFGYFSPYSIFLNLIYVPFLSIIVLPCSIIILICMPVIPFFAKGIAYVLSLCLTISNDFLSYCESFPFIRLTFGQTPLFLVAIYCFSIVSIFVIWERVITKKILCIVVGVFLFISTCHYVYPYFRESGSVTFLDVGQGDAILIRLPYDKEVYLIDTGGALPFKKEAWQQKKHEFSVGHDILVPFLQKEGIKTIDKLIVTHGDADHIGAALDLLSSIIVKEVVFGRKEQDAVLEKVVKKKALEKSMKISVVGEGEGWRVNEAEFFILAPKGKEKGENDSSIVLWARLGGLTWLFTGDLEEEGEKFIVSTYPDLRANILKVAHHGSKTSSTDPFLSLVQPSVAIISVGERNRYGHPHKEVIERFKKMGIDIWRTDKQGAISYVFNGEKGTFQSKITYDETHRR, encoded by the coding sequence TTGAATGGACAATGGGGCTATGTTGCAATCTCGTTTATAATTGGGATTGCAATTACCTTTTCCACATCGCATTTGTTGACTGCTTGTTGTTACGTTTGTTACGTTTTATTTTGTTTATATCGTACTTCGCGTAAAACCTTCATTTTTTGTATAATAGCGTGTTTTAGCGGCGCTATGTACACCACGTATGTTCAGAGTCTAAATAAGCCGCTAGGGGAGTCCTACGAAGTTACACGAGGGGTCGTGCAAAATACACCTCTAATTAATGGGGATCGTCTCTCTTTTCAAATTGAGGATCAGAATAAAAACTTAGTGCAGTTAAATTATAAAATACAATCTGCTTCGGAAAAGAAGCAGTTGCAACAATTACATGCAGGTATATCGTGTACATTTAAAGGGGAGGTGAAAGAACCGCAAACTGCCCGGAATTTCCATGTTTTTGATTATCGTAATTATTTATATCAGCAAAAAATACATTTTATATTTGATGTGACATACATTTCTGAATGTCAAAAAACATCATTGTCACTCGTGCAATGGATTTTCCTCCTCAGGCAACAAACAATCTCGAAAGTTACAGAAATGTTCCCGGAACAATCAGGTGCATTTATGAACGCATTATTATTTGGAGATCGACAACAAATGACGTTTGAAGTAGAAGAGCAATATCAACAATTTGGTCTTATACATTTGTTGGCAATTTCAGGATCGCATATCGTATTATTAATGGTTATAATGTATTTTGTTTTACTAAGAAGTGGTGTGACGAAAGAGACAGCAACAGTATGCCTTATAGTTTGCATTCCTCTATATATGATCGTAGCTGGGGCGTCGCCATCTGTTGTGAGGGCTTCTATAACAGGAGTTTTATTGTTGGTAGCTTTCATGTGCTCTATTCGCTTATCTAGTCTAGACGCCTTAAGTATAACAGCTATATGTATGCTTATATACGATCCGTATCTTATTTTCAACATTGGATTTCAATTCTCATTTGTAGGTAGTTTTGCTTTACTACTATCTGCGCCGATATTATTAGGGCGTAGTAATGGAGTAGTTCGAAATTCTATTTACATTTCTATAATTTCACAGCTCGCTAGTACCCCCATCTTGTTATATCATTTTGGTTATTTTTCTCCTTATAGCATTTTCCTCAATCTTATATATGTTCCTTTTCTATCCATTATTGTATTGCCGTGTAGCATTATTATTCTTATATGTATGCCGGTTATTCCATTTTTCGCAAAAGGAATTGCATATGTACTTTCATTATGTTTAACCATTTCTAATGACTTTCTAAGTTACTGTGAAAGTTTCCCTTTCATCCGACTTACTTTTGGTCAAACTCCTTTATTTCTTGTGGCTATATATTGTTTTAGTATCGTTAGTATATTTGTGATTTGGGAAAGAGTAATAACGAAAAAAATCTTGTGCATAGTTGTGGGTGTATTTCTTTTTATTAGTACTTGTCATTATGTATATCCATATTTTCGCGAAAGTGGGAGTGTTACATTTCTTGATGTTGGACAGGGAGATGCAATATTAATTCGTCTTCCGTACGATAAAGAGGTTTATCTTATTGATACAGGAGGAGCCCTTCCTTTCAAGAAGGAAGCGTGGCAACAGAAAAAGCATGAATTTTCTGTTGGGCATGATATTCTTGTTCCTTTTTTACAAAAAGAAGGTATAAAAACGATTGATAAATTAATTGTAACGCATGGAGATGCGGATCATATAGGTGCTGCGCTGGATTTGCTGTCATCTATTATTGTAAAAGAAGTTGTATTTGGGAGAAAGGAACAAGATGCTGTATTGGAAAAAGTGGTGAAGAAAAAGGCGTTAGAAAAGAGCATGAAGATAAGTGTAGTAGGAGAAGGGGAAGGTTGGAGGGTAAATGAAGCGGAATTTTTCATATTAGCTCCAAAGGGGAAAGAAAAGGGAGAAAATGACTCTTCGATTGTACTATGGGCCAGACTAGGGGGACTAACATGGCTATTTACGGGTGATTTAGAAGAAGAAGGGGAAAAGTTTATAGTATCGACATATCCTGATTTGCGGGCTAATATTTTAAAAGTTGCTCACCATGGGAGTAAAACATCGTCTACAGATCCTTTTTTAAGCCTTGTACAGCCTAGTGTAGCGATTATTTCTGTGGGAGAGCGTAATAGGTATGGGCACCCGCATAAGGAAGTTATAGAGCGTTTTAAGAAGATGGGTATTGATATATGGCGTACGGATAAGCAAGGGGCTATTTCCTATGTTTTTAATGGAGAAAAAGGAACCTTTCAAAGTAAAATCACATATGATGAAACACATAGAAGATGA
- a CDS encoding class I SAM-dependent DNA methyltransferase yields MKYEQFALLYDELMNDVPYDKWVEFTEESLQQASMKEAKILDVACGTGNVTLPLVRKGYDLIGVDLSEEMLTVAQQKLGGEGYFIPFYQQDMRELDVPGEFDCVTIFCDSLNYVLQEDGVQETFRRVFHHLRQDGLFLFDVHSLYKIHHVFQNETYTVNGEEISLIWNCFPGEESDSVEHDLTFFVQDSEEDVYHRFDECHVQRAYSVEVLTKWLEEAGFTVLRVTGDFERIEVTEQTERIFFMAKKNG; encoded by the coding sequence ATGAAATACGAACAATTTGCTTTGCTGTATGACGAACTGATGAATGATGTCCCTTATGATAAATGGGTGGAATTCACAGAGGAAAGTTTGCAACAGGCATCTATGAAAGAGGCAAAAATTCTTGACGTAGCATGTGGAACTGGTAACGTAACACTTCCGCTTGTACGAAAAGGTTATGATTTAATTGGTGTAGATCTTTCGGAAGAAATGTTAACTGTCGCACAGCAAAAATTGGGGGGAGAAGGTTATTTTATTCCTTTTTACCAACAAGACATGAGAGAGCTCGATGTTCCTGGTGAATTTGATTGTGTGACAATCTTTTGTGACTCATTAAATTATGTATTGCAAGAAGATGGAGTGCAAGAAACATTTAGAAGAGTTTTCCACCATTTACGTCAGGATGGCTTGTTTTTATTCGATGTACACTCTTTATATAAAATACATCACGTATTTCAAAATGAAACATATACAGTGAATGGCGAAGAAATATCACTTATTTGGAACTGCTTCCCTGGAGAAGAATCAGATAGTGTGGAACATGATTTGACATTCTTTGTACAAGATTCAGAAGAAGACGTGTACCATCGTTTTGACGAATGTCACGTGCAGCGTGCATATTCGGTTGAAGTGTTAACAAAATGGCTTGAAGAAGCTGGGTTTACAGTACTTCGCGTCACAGGTGACTTTGAACGAATTGAAGTGACAGAACAAACAGAGCGCATCTTTTTTATGGCGAAGAAGAATGGATAA
- the yhbY gene encoding ribosome assembly RNA-binding protein YhbY, which yields MLTGKQKRFLRAKAHHLTPIFQVGKGGVNENMVKQIGEALEVRELFKVSVLQNCEFDRSEVAEELAQGARAEIVQVIGSTIVLYKESRENKQIKLPR from the coding sequence ATGTTAACAGGAAAACAAAAAAGATTTTTACGTGCAAAGGCACATCATTTAACACCGATTTTTCAAGTTGGAAAAGGTGGCGTGAATGAAAATATGGTGAAACAAATTGGAGAAGCATTAGAAGTTCGTGAACTATTTAAAGTGAGCGTATTACAAAACTGTGAATTTGATCGTAGTGAAGTTGCAGAAGAGCTTGCACAAGGTGCACGAGCTGAAATCGTTCAAGTAATCGGAAGCACAATTGTTTTATACAAAGAATCAAGAGAAAATAAGCAGATTAAGCTTCCTCGATAA